In Spirochaeta lutea, a single genomic region encodes these proteins:
- a CDS encoding ROK family protein produces MKFQEVHGSNARTMKDRNTRVVLEALRARKMGTVRFLAEQTGLSAVTVGSIIQELIHEGRVLPGELAPSEGGRPAQQFIFNGHFQHGLAVFSRELGGVDTLCFRVVDLLGGVVGRWDVPLGQITPENLEEQVAIILDEDPSIGALGFGVPGIELGGTIVALDYPAFRGVNLVERLTGRFARPVRVENDVNAAALGRGIQADARHSEVCIYFPRKYPPGAGIRVDGRLIKGARHFAGEVAWLPLGIAWGPELADSRDDFIAAAARVVVSLVAVVDPQSVVLYGEFLTPDYREGIIARCRKLLPRDMELPEILCPGDFSGDFEQGLIGITLELLDNPK; encoded by the coding sequence ATGAAGTTCCAGGAAGTTCACGGATCAAATGCTCGGACCATGAAGGATCGCAATACCCGGGTTGTGTTAGAGGCCTTGCGGGCCCGGAAGATGGGTACCGTCCGGTTTTTAGCAGAGCAGACCGGTCTTAGCGCGGTAACCGTGGGAAGCATAATCCAGGAGCTCATCCATGAGGGGAGGGTGCTTCCCGGAGAGTTGGCTCCCTCGGAGGGAGGGAGGCCGGCCCAGCAGTTCATCTTTAATGGCCATTTTCAGCACGGCCTGGCGGTGTTCTCCCGGGAGCTCGGGGGCGTGGATACCCTGTGTTTCCGGGTGGTGGATCTTCTGGGCGGCGTGGTCGGCCGCTGGGATGTGCCCCTGGGGCAGATAACCCCGGAAAATCTGGAAGAGCAGGTGGCTATCATTCTCGATGAGGATCCGTCCATCGGGGCTCTGGGCTTCGGGGTTCCTGGCATTGAGCTGGGGGGTACCATCGTCGCCCTGGATTATCCGGCTTTTCGGGGAGTTAACCTGGTTGAGCGGCTGACCGGCAGGTTCGCCAGGCCCGTGCGGGTGGAGAACGACGTAAATGCCGCTGCTCTCGGCCGGGGAATCCAGGCTGACGCCCGGCATTCCGAGGTCTGCATCTACTTTCCCCGGAAGTATCCCCCGGGGGCGGGTATTCGTGTGGACGGACGGCTCATCAAGGGGGCACGCCATTTTGCCGGTGAGGTAGCATGGTTACCCCTGGGGATCGCGTGGGGGCCGGAATTGGCGGATTCCCGGGATGATTTTATTGCTGCTGCGGCCCGGGTGGTGGTAAGTCTGGTCGCGGTGGTGGATCCCCAGAGCGTGGTGCTCTACGGGGAATTTCTGACCCCGGATTACCGGGAGGGAATCATTGCACGGTGCAGGAAGCTCCTACCCCGGGACATGGAGCTGCCGGAGATCCTGTGTCCCGGAGATTTCAGCGGAGATTTTGAGCAGGGGCTCATCGGAATCACCCTAGAACTATTAGACAACCCCAAGTAG
- a CDS encoding MFS transporter, translated as MATLLLVLIYVSFISLGLPDALLGAAWPVMQPEFGVPYGLAGLAQIIISGGTIVSSMVSGAVLKRFGIGKVTAVSVGMTALALLGFSIAPSFWWLLAAALPLGLGAGSVDAGLNSFVASHYESRHMSWLHSFWGVGALGGPLVLSALLYQGFPWRTGYASVGVFQVVLVVVLIAAIPLWSRVRVRAGAEGGGHDHEHIPLFAALKIRGVGFAMLTFLVYCGIEASMGLWGGSYLFKSRGLDPAQAATWVSLFYASITAGRFLTGFLTYRLSNRAMIRGGAVLVLFGVILMLLPLSLPGALTGFLLIGLGCAPIFPCMLHETPVRFGAKHSQAIMGFQMALAYVGSTVLPPLFGLAAGESRFWLLPVFALGYILVLLASTVVLDRQTVQNPQVQDAVVTESP; from the coding sequence ATGGCAACGCTGCTTCTTGTTTTGATTTACGTTTCGTTCATTAGTCTCGGGTTACCCGATGCATTGCTGGGGGCCGCTTGGCCGGTCATGCAGCCCGAGTTCGGGGTCCCCTACGGATTGGCAGGACTGGCCCAGATTATCATTTCCGGGGGAACCATTGTGTCCAGCATGGTGTCCGGGGCGGTTTTGAAGCGCTTCGGAATCGGAAAGGTAACGGCGGTGAGTGTCGGTATGACGGCCCTGGCGCTGCTGGGATTCTCCATCGCCCCGTCCTTTTGGTGGCTCTTGGCCGCCGCCTTACCCCTGGGACTCGGTGCGGGTTCGGTGGACGCGGGGCTGAACTCCTTCGTTGCAAGCCATTACGAATCCAGGCACATGAGCTGGCTCCATAGTTTCTGGGGGGTCGGCGCCCTGGGCGGTCCTCTGGTACTCTCAGCCCTGTTGTACCAGGGCTTTCCCTGGCGAACCGGATACGCCTCGGTGGGGGTGTTCCAGGTGGTGCTGGTGGTAGTTCTCATCGCTGCCATTCCCCTGTGGTCCCGGGTGCGGGTGCGCGCCGGAGCCGAGGGCGGGGGTCATGATCATGAGCATATTCCCCTCTTTGCGGCCCTGAAGATACGGGGGGTGGGCTTTGCGATGCTCACCTTCCTGGTGTACTGCGGCATTGAGGCGAGCATGGGGCTCTGGGGCGGGTCGTATCTCTTCAAGTCCCGGGGGCTGGATCCCGCCCAAGCAGCAACCTGGGTGTCCCTGTTCTACGCCAGCATTACTGCGGGCAGATTTCTTACGGGATTTCTGACCTACCGGCTTTCCAACCGGGCAATGATCCGCGGCGGGGCTGTTCTTGTGTTGTTTGGGGTGATTTTAATGCTTCTGCCTCTTTCCCTGCCGGGTGCGCTTACGGGCTTTCTCCTCATTGGACTCGGCTGTGCTCCCATATTCCCCTGCATGCTGCATGAAACGCCGGTTCGCTTCGGGGCTAAACATTCCCAGGCCATCATGGGCTTTCAGATGGCCCTGGCCTATGTGGGTTCCACCGTCCTGCCCCCCCTGTTCGGCCTAGCCGCAGGAGAAAGCCGATTCTGGCTGCTACCGGTTTTTGCCCTGGGGTACATTCTCGTTCTCTTGGCGAGCACGGTGGTTCTGGATCGGCAAACCGTGCAGAATCCCCAGGTCCAGGACGCGGTGGTAACTGAATCCCCCTAG
- the chrA gene encoding chromate efflux transporter, protein MNNPRQPEPLPAKSPPEPPASTRAFLKDVLLCSLGAYGGPESHLGVFLRQLVEKRGYCTEDELLELNALCTMLPGPSSTQTIVALGHKLGGPRLAGLTMLVWALPAVILMTLASFLYTYLARLGFIQDVTRFLAPMAVGFVVFAGVRITGKVLKTPGDVVIFAVSAGVTVFYRQPWVFPLVLLAAGGIGILRPRKNPLTRNSPSSPVKAPWGYLAAFAGIALAGISLAALLHQPLVQLFESFYRYGYLVIGGGQVVVPLMQSELVDGRGYMTNQEFLSGFGLVQGLPGPMFSFAAYAGGMAARPLGTLGQVGGGLIGAVGIFLPGLLLLFFIYPLWQRFRSQPVIQRALEGIKAAAGGLVASATVVLLAAQGISPLPLGVTALSTGLLLFTRLPPPLLVMGSIIAGIMVQ, encoded by the coding sequence ATGAATAATCCACGCCAGCCCGAACCACTGCCCGCCAAATCCCCTCCGGAACCGCCTGCTTCGACCCGGGCATTTCTCAAGGATGTATTACTATGCTCCCTGGGCGCCTACGGCGGCCCGGAGAGCCACCTGGGGGTCTTTCTCCGGCAGCTGGTGGAAAAACGCGGCTACTGCACCGAAGACGAGCTTCTGGAGCTCAATGCCCTTTGCACCATGCTGCCCGGCCCCAGCAGCACCCAAACCATTGTTGCTCTCGGGCATAAGCTGGGCGGTCCCCGGTTAGCCGGATTAACCATGCTGGTCTGGGCCCTGCCGGCGGTCATTCTTATGACCCTGGCCAGTTTTCTCTATACCTACCTGGCTCGCCTGGGTTTTATCCAGGACGTAACGCGGTTTTTGGCTCCCATGGCCGTCGGGTTCGTGGTGTTCGCGGGTGTGCGGATTACCGGCAAGGTGCTTAAAACCCCGGGGGATGTGGTCATTTTTGCTGTTTCGGCAGGGGTTACCGTCTTCTACCGTCAGCCCTGGGTGTTTCCCCTGGTACTCCTGGCTGCCGGGGGCATCGGAATCCTCCGCCCTCGAAAGAATCCCCTCACCCGGAACAGCCCTAGCAGCCCGGTCAAGGCGCCCTGGGGTTACCTGGCGGCCTTCGCCGGTATAGCCCTGGCAGGCATTAGCCTGGCCGCCCTCCTGCACCAGCCTCTAGTGCAGCTCTTCGAGAGCTTCTACCGCTACGGATACCTGGTAATCGGCGGGGGCCAGGTTGTGGTGCCCTTGATGCAGAGCGAATTGGTGGATGGTAGAGGGTATATGACGAATCAGGAGTTTCTGTCCGGTTTTGGATTGGTACAGGGCCTTCCCGGGCCCATGTTCAGCTTTGCGGCCTACGCCGGAGGGATGGCTGCCAGACCCCTGGGGACCTTGGGGCAGGTCGGTGGCGGTCTGATTGGGGCTGTGGGGATTTTCCTGCCGGGGCTCCTCCTGCTGTTTTTTATCTACCCCCTCTGGCAGCGGTTCCGCAGCCAACCCGTGATCCAGCGGGCCTTGGAAGGCATTAAGGCTGCAGCAGGAGGCCTGGTTGCCTCAGCAACCGTGGTTCTGTTAGCAGCCCAGGGCATCTCCCCCCTGCCCCTGGGAGTGACCGCTCTGAGCACGGGATTACTGCTCTTCACCCGGCTGCCACCCCCTCTTCTGGTCATGGGGAGTATCATCGCCGGGATTATGGTACAATAA
- a CDS encoding arsenate reductase/protein-tyrosine-phosphatase family protein, which translates to MQSLVTIHKALADETRWRLFRLLVLAGRFVCECELVDALRKPQYTVSRASSVLRAAGLAEESRRGKLVFLRAGDTPAVQQLGAWVISASSQPDPGSAGENPDGSQPPGRADWFYDWERLRWRFVLRDREQIQVTYPNQEGRDDPRRKVLLVCVHNSARSQMAEEYFRSLGGDLFLPVSAGLTPGNLNPYVVQAMKEDGIDISKKPTRAVADIYRRGYTYDYVITVCSREAERGCPVFPGPVRRLNWPFPDPAAFTGTETQILNRVRELRDAIKERISRFVEEIRQGHEDVPCD; encoded by the coding sequence ATGCAATCGTTAGTGACCATCCACAAGGCCCTCGCGGATGAAACCCGGTGGCGGCTGTTCCGGCTTTTGGTTCTGGCAGGACGCTTTGTCTGTGAGTGTGAGCTCGTGGATGCCCTGCGTAAACCACAGTACACCGTGAGCCGGGCAAGTTCGGTATTGCGGGCTGCCGGCCTGGCGGAGGAGTCCCGGCGGGGAAAGCTGGTATTTCTCCGGGCTGGGGATACTCCGGCGGTACAGCAACTCGGAGCCTGGGTTATAAGCGCCAGCTCCCAGCCCGATCCCGGGAGCGCGGGGGAGAATCCGGATGGTTCCCAACCCCCGGGCCGGGCAGACTGGTTCTATGATTGGGAGCGGTTGAGATGGCGGTTTGTTCTCCGGGATCGGGAACAAATTCAGGTGACCTACCCCAACCAAGAGGGCAGGGATGATCCCAGGAGGAAGGTGCTCCTGGTATGCGTGCATAATTCGGCCCGCAGCCAGATGGCCGAGGAGTATTTCAGGAGCCTGGGGGGTGATTTGTTTTTGCCCGTCAGCGCAGGACTGACTCCCGGGAATCTGAATCCCTATGTTGTGCAGGCCATGAAGGAAGACGGGATTGATATCTCCAAAAAACCGACCAGGGCGGTGGCGGATATCTACCGCCGGGGTTACACCTACGACTATGTGATAACGGTGTGTAGCCGGGAGGCGGAACGGGGATGCCCGGTTTTTCCCGGCCCGGTCCGCCGGTTGAATTGGCCCTTCCCGGATCCTGCTGCCTTTACCGGCACGGAGACCCAGATACTGAACCGGGTGCGGGAGCTGCGGGATGCCATAAAAGAGCGTATCAGCAGGTTTGTAGAAGAGATTCGTCAGGGGCACGAGGATGTACCCTGTGATTAG
- a CDS encoding arsenate reductase ArsC: MEGKSKTRVLVICIHNSSRSQMAEEYLKRFGGDLFEVESAGIEPGNLNPVVVELLGEEGIDIQGKQTRSVFDLHQAGRSFDYVIAVCDPEAKEACPIFPAEKKRLHWPFPDPSAVQGSLEEKLIQVRPIRDLIRAKVEGFVEGWRTGSAGCC; the protein is encoded by the coding sequence ATGGAAGGAAAATCGAAAACGCGAGTTCTGGTAATTTGTATTCATAATTCAAGCAGGAGCCAGATGGCTGAGGAGTATCTAAAACGCTTCGGGGGCGATCTATTCGAGGTGGAGAGCGCCGGGATAGAGCCGGGGAATCTGAATCCGGTGGTGGTGGAGCTGCTGGGGGAAGAGGGTATTGATATCCAGGGGAAGCAGACCCGGAGTGTTTTTGATCTGCATCAGGCGGGGCGGAGCTTCGATTATGTTATTGCGGTGTGCGATCCCGAGGCGAAGGAGGCCTGTCCCATCTTTCCTGCGGAGAAGAAGCGGCTACACTGGCCCTTTCCGGACCCCTCGGCGGTTCAGGGCAGCTTGGAGGAAAAGCTGATTCAGGTGCGTCCTATCCGGGATCTCATTCGGGCGAAGGTAGAGGGATTTGTGGAGGGCTGGCGAACCGGTTCGGCAGGCTGTTGTTGA
- the arsB gene encoding ACR3 family arsenite efflux transporter, with protein MGFFDKFLSLWVALCIALGVLIGILLPGVPGFLGGLEYAGVNIPIAVLIWLMILPMMMKIDFSSLRNVGRKPKGLVVTLVMNWLIKPFTMYGLSYLFFRVIFRAFLPPELANEYLAGAVLLGAAPCTAMVFVWSALTKGDSAYTLVQVAINDLILIVAYAPIVMFLLSLGSVPVPADTVLFSVVVFVVLPLAAGWLFRWATVRRRGLEWFTGVLLPKVSVVTPVGLLLTLVMIFSLQGQTLVDNLLHILLIALPLVIQTFLIFGLAYLWARVWKIPHCISAPAGMIGASNFFELAVAVAVAVFGVNSGAALATVVGVLVEVPVMLALVRFANRTRSWWPEGLREGAQ; from the coding sequence ATGGGCTTTTTTGATAAATTTCTAAGTCTCTGGGTTGCCCTCTGCATCGCCCTGGGGGTGCTGATTGGTATCTTGCTTCCCGGGGTGCCGGGGTTTCTGGGTGGATTGGAATACGCGGGGGTTAATATTCCTATTGCGGTGCTCATCTGGCTGATGATTCTGCCCATGATGATGAAGATTGATTTTTCCAGTCTCCGAAATGTGGGGCGCAAACCCAAGGGGCTGGTGGTGACCCTGGTGATGAACTGGTTGATCAAACCTTTTACCATGTACGGCCTGAGTTATCTCTTTTTTAGGGTGATTTTCCGCGCCTTCCTGCCCCCGGAGCTTGCCAACGAGTACCTTGCCGGGGCCGTGCTGTTGGGGGCCGCACCCTGTACTGCCATGGTGTTTGTCTGGAGCGCTCTGACCAAGGGGGACAGCGCCTACACCCTGGTGCAGGTGGCAATTAACGATCTGATTCTGATTGTGGCTTATGCACCGATTGTTATGTTTCTGTTGTCCCTGGGCTCGGTGCCGGTTCCCGCGGATACGGTGCTGTTTTCGGTGGTAGTGTTTGTGGTGCTTCCTTTGGCTGCAGGCTGGCTGTTCCGCTGGGCCACGGTGCGCCGCCGGGGGCTTGAGTGGTTCACCGGGGTGCTTCTGCCCAAAGTTTCGGTGGTTACCCCTGTGGGGCTGTTGTTAACCCTGGTGATGATTTTCAGTCTCCAGGGACAGACCCTGGTGGATAATCTCCTGCATATTTTGTTGATCGCCCTGCCCCTGGTAATTCAGACCTTCCTCATTTTCGGTCTTGCCTACCTGTGGGCCAGGGTTTGGAAGATTCCCCACTGCATCAGCGCACCCGCGGGGATGATCGGAGCAAGTAATTTCTTCGAACTGGCAGTGGCTGTGGCTGTGGCGGTGTTTGGGGTCAATTCGGGGGCCGCCCTTGCCACGGTGGTGGGCGTTTTGGTGGAGGTGCCGGTGATGCTCGCCCTGGTTCGTTTTGCAAACCGAACCCGGTCGTGGTGGCCCGAGGGGCTCCGGGAGGGGGCCCAGTGA
- a CDS encoding dihydrolipoyl dehydrogenase family protein codes for MTFDVIIIGSGTAGQSAAMPLVEAGLSVAMVDERDFGGTCAMRGCQPKKFLVEQRDVLAASRDLVSLGISTPPASDWDALMTAKQAFTGNVPGKTRHIMEKAGITCFQAAARFTGPSTLELGPSEHPRANQESRTAKKQSLNAKYIIAATGADPRILPIPGIEHTIDSEDFLNLATPPESMLTIGAGYIALEFAQIMAAQGCRVTMLDPLDTPLPQFDTDLAQALMAATRDQGIRILLGRAVTAVKKTARGLEITDSQNQTHTAQTVLNAPGRIPRVQNLGLEAAGITPENQGIPVNGFCQSPSNPDVYALGDCAAPAPMLAPLADLQARTAAAHIIYRETGASAPEALDYQIIPTTVFTHPPLSSVGLTQHQAEQRFGSPASGHAPRPGAAQSPDGSGKPDPQEKDAITVRQGSMARWVSNKRIGQTHGYYKTIVHTATGRILGAHILGHASPDSINLIALAMTADMPAQTLKNLPRAYPTFSDEIKYMF; via the coding sequence ATGACTTTTGATGTAATCATTATCGGTTCGGGCACAGCCGGTCAGAGCGCTGCTATGCCCCTGGTTGAAGCGGGACTCTCAGTAGCCATGGTGGATGAACGGGACTTCGGAGGCACCTGCGCCATGCGGGGGTGTCAGCCGAAGAAGTTTTTGGTGGAGCAGCGTGATGTCCTTGCCGCTTCCCGGGATCTGGTTTCCCTGGGGATTTCAACGCCCCCTGCATCGGACTGGGATGCTCTCATGACCGCGAAACAGGCCTTCACCGGGAATGTCCCGGGAAAAACCCGCCACATCATGGAAAAGGCCGGCATCACCTGTTTTCAGGCTGCAGCCCGGTTTACCGGCCCCTCCACTCTGGAGCTCGGCCCCTCGGAGCATCCCCGGGCGAACCAGGAATCCCGCACCGCAAAAAAACAATCCCTAAACGCCAAATACATCATCGCCGCCACCGGGGCCGATCCCCGGATCCTGCCCATCCCGGGGATAGAACACACCATAGACAGCGAAGACTTCCTCAACCTTGCCACACCACCCGAGTCCATGCTCACCATCGGGGCGGGGTATATCGCCCTGGAATTCGCCCAGATCATGGCAGCCCAGGGCTGCCGGGTAACCATGCTTGATCCCCTGGACACCCCCCTTCCCCAGTTCGACACCGACCTGGCCCAGGCCCTCATGGCCGCTACCCGGGATCAGGGCATCAGAATCCTCTTGGGACGGGCAGTAACAGCCGTTAAAAAAACCGCCCGTGGTCTGGAGATAACCGACTCCCAGAACCAGACCCATACCGCCCAAACCGTCCTGAACGCCCCCGGCCGGATCCCCCGGGTTCAGAATCTCGGCCTGGAAGCAGCCGGAATAACCCCGGAAAACCAGGGAATTCCCGTCAACGGCTTCTGCCAATCCCCGAGCAACCCGGATGTCTACGCCCTGGGCGACTGCGCCGCCCCGGCCCCCATGCTCGCCCCCCTGGCAGACCTTCAGGCCAGAACCGCCGCTGCCCACATCATCTACCGCGAAACCGGCGCGTCTGCCCCGGAAGCCCTGGACTACCAGATTATCCCCACCACGGTCTTTACCCACCCGCCCCTTTCGAGTGTGGGGCTGACCCAGCACCAAGCCGAACAACGCTTCGGCTCCCCTGCCTCCGGTCACGCACCCCGGCCCGGGGCCGCTCAATCTCCCGACGGCTCCGGGAAGCCCGACCCCCAGGAAAAGGACGCCATTACCGTCCGTCAAGGAAGCATGGCACGGTGGGTAAGCAACAAACGCATCGGCCAGACCCACGGCTACTACAAAACCATCGTCCATACCGCCACCGGAAGAATCCTCGGCGCCCACATCCTGGGCCACGCAAGTCCGGATTCCATCAACCTCATCGCCCTGGCCATGACCGCCGACATGCCTGCCCAGACCCTAAAAAACCTTCCCCGGGCATACCCGACCTTCAGCGATGAGATAAAGTACATGTTCTGA
- a CDS encoding ABC transporter ATP-binding protein, whose translation MATQGITLSNSSITLGTGGQRKTVFKDFSLNLEPGQITVLLGPSGVGKSTLLRWIAGLLPAATGGVSVPSQRQGFVFQEPRLFPWLTVRHNIKMGLYGLGLTRQQQKNRVDEVLSLVGLTTEAARWPHQLSGGQKQRVSLARGLVRRPDLLLMDEPFSALDPQTRTTLQKSLIAIQEETATTILFVTHDTEEAVRLAHRIIMLAGSPAAITKDLEIHLPHPRSGAHPDFRKDLQTIRAEFDALAGYVI comes from the coding sequence ATGGCTACCCAAGGAATAACCCTCTCAAACAGTTCCATTACCCTGGGAACAGGAGGGCAGCGGAAAACTGTGTTCAAAGACTTCAGTCTGAACCTGGAACCCGGACAGATTACCGTTCTCCTGGGCCCCTCGGGGGTTGGAAAATCCACCCTCCTCCGCTGGATAGCCGGTCTTCTGCCCGCCGCAACCGGCGGAGTATCTGTTCCAAGTCAACGCCAGGGATTTGTGTTCCAGGAACCCCGGCTATTCCCCTGGTTGACCGTCAGGCATAATATAAAGATGGGTCTCTACGGCCTGGGTCTGACCCGGCAGCAGCAAAAAAACCGGGTAGACGAGGTTCTGAGCTTGGTGGGACTAACAACCGAGGCCGCACGCTGGCCCCACCAGCTCTCAGGAGGACAGAAGCAGCGTGTTTCCCTAGCCCGGGGGCTGGTCCGCCGGCCCGACCTGCTGCTCATGGACGAGCCCTTCAGCGCCCTGGATCCGCAAACCCGGACCACCCTGCAGAAGAGCCTCATTGCCATCCAAGAAGAAACCGCCACCACCATACTCTTCGTAACCCACGATACCGAAGAAGCCGTACGGTTGGCCCACCGCATCATCATGCTTGCCGGCAGCCCTGCAGCCATAACCAAGGATTTGGAGATACACCTCCCCCACCCCAGGAGCGGAGCCCACCCCGACTTCCGCAAGGACCTTCAAACCATCCGGGCCGAATTTGATGCCCTGGCAGGGTACGTCATATAA
- a CDS encoding ABC transporter permease: MNKPYNKSWTELLLSAAGLGGFILIWELSGRAGLLPGTLIPLPSQVPQALAREMALPGIGLPGGLWMAKVLQSLGHYLRGVLGGIGAGVILGLTAGSLPKLAALLQGLVRLLRPIPPLAWIPFAIIWFGITPAASAFIIFVGVFWINFLSTLGTVQHSNPDFREVAHVFGFGRFLPRLLHVTIPESLPGMLTGIRTSLGMGWMAVVASELFGIPGIGERMNQAAGLLATDIVLVYMLTIAGLYTLFDSAFSLIQRRLTRWLPKE, from the coding sequence ATGAACAAGCCATACAATAAATCCTGGACCGAACTGCTCCTGTCCGCCGCTGGGCTGGGAGGGTTCATACTGATTTGGGAGCTGAGCGGCCGAGCAGGATTGCTGCCCGGAACCCTCATACCCCTGCCGAGCCAGGTGCCTCAGGCCCTGGCCCGGGAGATGGCCCTGCCCGGAATCGGACTTCCCGGGGGATTATGGATGGCCAAGGTACTCCAGAGCCTGGGGCACTACCTTCGGGGGGTTCTGGGGGGCATCGGCGCAGGGGTGATCCTCGGACTTACCGCAGGATCATTACCGAAACTCGCTGCCCTACTCCAGGGTCTGGTCCGGCTGCTTCGACCCATTCCCCCCTTGGCCTGGATCCCCTTTGCCATCATCTGGTTCGGCATTACCCCCGCTGCATCGGCCTTCATTATTTTTGTGGGTGTATTCTGGATCAACTTCCTGAGCACCCTGGGCACAGTCCAGCACAGCAATCCGGATTTTCGGGAGGTCGCCCATGTCTTCGGGTTCGGGAGATTTTTACCCCGGCTCCTCCACGTCACAATCCCTGAAAGCCTGCCGGGAATGCTCACTGGAATCCGGACCTCCCTGGGGATGGGCTGGATGGCCGTGGTGGCCTCGGAGCTCTTCGGAATCCCCGGGATCGGGGAACGGATGAACCAGGCGGCGGGGCTCCTGGCGACGGATATTGTCCTGGTATACATGCTGACCATTGCAGGACTCTACACCCTATTTGACAGCGCCTTTTCTCTCATTCAACGGAGGCTGACCCGATGGCTACCCAAGGAATAA
- a CDS encoding ABC transporter substrate-binding protein translates to MRSPKKPVAGITGLLLIIASALVWAGGSPESPGQQPPPGASGTEAPASDNSAGDSEQPLLTLQVATMPILPVSQYYIIKDQGWDHDAGLDFQATVFQSGPPIVQALGNGQLDVQFFGIGPAMVAAGRGQDLRVVASLIVEQMSFLADSGLAEFWQAQDPGGTFARFREARGRRAKIATFQEGSVPHVVLLYWLEEILGAGTEDVEILGMGANGVQQALLSGAVDGASTLEPIVTIVQDRRPDIRVLASGSELFPNQPGAVVTVRQAVLDEHPGLGATIAGLVERATRFIRENPAKAAEILSRTLGGGLIDQGLIEKAVRTSIPSFTADPRVILESAKRMHNFQLETGSLAAPVDVDQLIQTEHYEQAIQ, encoded by the coding sequence ATGCGGAGCCCCAAAAAACCGGTAGCAGGAATTACAGGCCTGCTTCTCATTATTGCATCAGCCCTCGTGTGGGCCGGAGGCAGCCCGGAATCGCCAGGGCAACAGCCCCCTCCCGGGGCGTCGGGTACCGAAGCACCCGCATCGGACAATTCCGCCGGGGATTCAGAGCAACCCCTGTTAACCCTCCAGGTTGCAACGATGCCGATTCTACCGGTAAGCCAGTATTACATTATTAAAGACCAGGGCTGGGATCACGATGCCGGCCTAGACTTTCAGGCCACTGTTTTTCAAAGCGGACCTCCCATTGTTCAGGCCCTGGGGAACGGGCAACTTGATGTACAGTTCTTCGGTATCGGCCCGGCTATGGTGGCTGCAGGCCGGGGTCAGGATCTTCGGGTGGTGGCGAGCCTTATCGTCGAGCAGATGAGCTTTCTGGCGGATAGCGGATTGGCGGAATTCTGGCAGGCCCAGGATCCCGGCGGCACCTTCGCCCGATTCCGCGAGGCTAGGGGTCGACGCGCGAAAATCGCGACCTTCCAGGAGGGCAGTGTGCCCCATGTGGTGTTGTTATATTGGCTGGAGGAGATCCTCGGTGCCGGAACCGAGGATGTGGAAATCCTCGGCATGGGTGCAAACGGGGTTCAGCAGGCCCTGCTGTCCGGGGCGGTGGACGGTGCATCCACCCTGGAACCCATCGTGACCATTGTGCAGGACCGCCGACCGGATATTCGGGTTCTCGCATCGGGAAGCGAACTCTTTCCCAACCAGCCCGGTGCCGTGGTGACGGTTCGCCAGGCAGTACTGGACGAACATCCCGGATTGGGAGCCACCATCGCCGGGTTAGTAGAGCGGGCAACCCGGTTCATCCGGGAAAACCCGGCAAAGGCCGCGGAAATCCTGAGCCGTACCCTTGGGGGAGGCCTGATAGACCAGGGTCTCATTGAAAAGGCCGTCCGAACCAGCATCCCGAGCTTTACCGCAGATCCCCGGGTTATCCTGGAAAGCGCTAAACGGATGCACAACTTCCAATTAGAGACAGGCAGCCTTGCAGCCCCGGTGGATGTGGATCAGCTCATTCAAACCGAGCATTATGAACAAGCCATACAATAA